In Nocardioides faecalis, the following proteins share a genomic window:
- a CDS encoding potassium/proton antiporter — protein MEPGDLNLVLLGVTAVLIAAVAAVRLSTRAGLPTLLIYLGLGLVIGESGIGLDFEDAEMAQLLGTVALAMILAEGGFTTDWKVIRPVATLAGVLATVGVAISVVVTSGLVYLVLDVDLRTAIVLGAVASSTDAAAVFAVLRRMPIRGRLRATVEAESGFNDPPVIILVTVVTSAAWYDAGAAGILGQVAYQLVAGVLVGYLVARAGVWLLARSALPASGLYPIATLAIAFLAFAIGGVLGASAIMSIYVAGLTLGNAALPHRQTTQSFAEGLAWLAQIGLFVMLGMLASPARLLDALPWAIVVGGALTLIARPLSVALCSLPFRVPLREQVFISWAGLRGAVPIVLATIPLSVGLPGAERIFDVVFLLVVLFTLIQGPTLPFLARATGAAHEESPRELAVESAPLEGLGATLLQFSVPAGSKIAGVEVAELRLPHGSAVSLLLRDDEIFAPSPSTVLRCGDHVLIAAPREQRNAIEDRLDAVSRNGRLAGWYADLPTGPKEPTRRLAHGSLRHAGRGPDRGDLAS, from the coding sequence ATGGAGCCCGGTGACCTCAACCTGGTGCTGTTGGGTGTCACCGCGGTGCTCATCGCCGCCGTCGCCGCCGTGCGGCTGTCCACGCGCGCGGGTCTGCCGACACTGCTGATCTATCTCGGCCTGGGCCTGGTCATCGGCGAGTCGGGCATCGGCCTGGACTTCGAGGACGCCGAGATGGCGCAGCTCCTCGGCACCGTCGCCCTGGCGATGATCCTCGCCGAGGGCGGGTTCACCACCGACTGGAAGGTGATCCGTCCGGTGGCGACGCTGGCCGGGGTGCTGGCCACCGTCGGGGTGGCGATCTCCGTCGTGGTCACCTCCGGGCTGGTCTACCTGGTGCTCGACGTCGACCTGCGCACCGCGATCGTGCTCGGCGCCGTCGCCTCCTCCACCGACGCCGCCGCCGTCTTCGCGGTGCTGCGCCGGATGCCGATCCGCGGCCGGTTGCGGGCCACGGTCGAGGCGGAGTCCGGCTTCAACGACCCGCCCGTGATCATCCTGGTCACCGTCGTCACCTCCGCGGCCTGGTACGACGCCGGGGCGGCCGGCATCCTCGGCCAGGTCGCCTACCAGCTGGTCGCCGGCGTGCTGGTCGGCTACCTGGTGGCCCGCGCGGGCGTGTGGCTGCTGGCCCGCAGCGCGTTGCCGGCCTCCGGCCTCTACCCGATCGCCACGCTGGCGATCGCGTTCCTGGCCTTCGCGATCGGCGGCGTGCTCGGCGCCAGCGCGATCATGTCGATCTACGTCGCCGGCCTGACCCTGGGGAACGCGGCGCTGCCGCACCGCCAGACCACGCAGAGCTTCGCCGAGGGCCTGGCCTGGCTCGCGCAGATCGGCCTGTTCGTGATGCTCGGCATGCTGGCCAGCCCGGCCCGGCTGCTGGACGCGCTGCCGTGGGCGATCGTCGTCGGCGGCGCGCTCACCCTCATCGCCCGGCCCCTGTCGGTGGCGCTGTGCTCGCTGCCGTTCCGGGTGCCGCTGCGCGAGCAGGTCTTCATCAGCTGGGCGGGGCTGCGGGGGGCCGTGCCGATCGTGCTGGCCACCATCCCGCTCTCGGTCGGGCTGCCCGGCGCGGAGCGGATCTTCGACGTGGTGTTCCTGCTGGTGGTGCTGTTCACCCTGATCCAGGGGCCGACCCTGCCGTTCCTGGCACGGGCCACCGGTGCCGCGCACGAGGAGTCGCCGCGCGAGCTCGCGGTGGAGTCCGCGCCGTTGGAAGGCCTCGGCGCCACGCTGCTGCAGTTCTCGGTGCCCGCGGGCTCGAAGATCGCCGGCGTCGAGGTCGCCGAGCTGCGGCTGCCGCACGGCTCCGCGGTGTCGCTGCTGCTGCGCGACGACGAGATCTTCGCGCCCTCCCCCAGCACCGTGCTGCGCTGCGGCGACCACGTGCTCATCGCGGCGCCGCGGGAGCAGCGCAACGCCATCGAGGACCGGCTCGACGCCGTCAGCCGGAACGGCCGGCTGGCGGGCTGGTACGCGGACCTGCCGACCGGCCCGAAGGAGCCCACCCGCAGGCTGGCGCACGGCTCGCTCCGCCACGCCGGTCGCGGGCCCGACCGCGGCGACCTCGCCTCCTGA
- a CDS encoding DUF1992 domain-containing protein produces MPETPEPERSPQQDAIDARAAERKAARARIEQQGTWVDLQVRQAMERGDFDNLPGAGKPIEGLSETHDPQWWVKRLVEREQITVLPPALQLRKDDAALEEAIDALAGEREARAFVEDFNARVIRARYTPVDGPPLVTMPRDVEATLAAWRERRAQRRRTRAAAQAAAPPSPSRRGRWWPRPRR; encoded by the coding sequence ATGCCCGAGACACCGGAGCCCGAGCGTTCCCCGCAGCAGGACGCCATCGATGCGCGTGCGGCGGAGCGGAAGGCGGCCCGCGCCCGGATCGAGCAGCAGGGCACCTGGGTGGACCTGCAGGTGCGCCAGGCGATGGAACGCGGCGACTTCGACAACCTCCCCGGCGCGGGGAAGCCGATCGAGGGCCTGAGCGAGACCCACGATCCCCAGTGGTGGGTGAAGCGGCTGGTGGAGCGGGAGCAGATCACCGTGCTGCCGCCGGCGCTGCAGCTGCGCAAGGACGACGCCGCACTGGAGGAGGCCATCGACGCCCTGGCCGGCGAGCGCGAGGCGCGCGCATTCGTGGAGGACTTCAACGCCCGGGTGATCCGGGCGCGCTACACCCCGGTGGACGGACCGCCGCTGGTCACGATGCCGCGCGACGTGGAGGCGACGCTGGCGGCCTGGCGCGAACGGCGGGCGCAGCGGCGTCGTACCCGGGCCGCGGCACAGGCCGCCGCTCCCCCGTCGCCGTCGCGGCGGGGCCGGTGGTGGCCGCGCCCGCGCCGGTGA
- a CDS encoding HpcH/HpaI aldolase/citrate lyase family protein codes for MSHKSAKDFFRPLAVGAPAPPREIPARPSRAIHFFDPSNEKMAAKIPAMVGTVDVLLGNLEDAVKADNKVAAREGLVRIAQSTDFGPTQLWTRINSLDSPWVLDDLTTLVPAIGDKLDVIMVPKVQGAEDIHYVDRLLAQLEAKAGLTKPILIHAILETARGVANVEEICGASPRMQGLSLGPADLAADRKMKTTRVGGGHPGYLVRQDPPKGDDGTAQIDAQRTVFQQDLWHYTIAKMVDACATHGIYPYYGPFGDIADVVACEDQFRNAFLLGCVGTWSLHPKQIAIANRVFAPSVEDIAHARRVVAAMGDGTGAVMIDGKMEDDASLKQCLVLVELAEQLAEIDPELKAAYDAIETPEA; via the coding sequence GTGAGCCACAAGAGCGCCAAGGACTTCTTCCGCCCGCTCGCCGTCGGCGCCCCCGCGCCGCCGCGCGAGATCCCCGCCCGGCCGAGCCGTGCCATCCACTTCTTCGACCCGAGCAACGAGAAGATGGCGGCCAAGATCCCCGCCATGGTCGGCACGGTCGACGTGCTGCTCGGCAACCTCGAGGACGCCGTCAAGGCCGACAACAAGGTCGCCGCGCGTGAGGGCCTGGTGCGGATCGCGCAGTCCACCGACTTCGGCCCGACCCAGCTGTGGACGCGGATCAACTCGCTGGACTCCCCGTGGGTGCTCGACGACCTGACCACGCTGGTGCCCGCGATCGGCGACAAGCTCGACGTGATCATGGTGCCGAAGGTGCAGGGCGCCGAGGACATCCACTACGTCGACCGCCTCCTCGCCCAGCTCGAGGCGAAGGCCGGCCTGACCAAGCCGATCCTGATCCACGCCATCTTGGAGACCGCCCGCGGCGTGGCGAACGTCGAGGAGATCTGCGGCGCCAGCCCGCGCATGCAGGGCCTCTCGTTGGGCCCGGCCGACCTGGCCGCGGACCGCAAGATGAAGACCACCCGCGTCGGCGGCGGCCACCCCGGCTACCTGGTCCGCCAGGACCCGCCGAAGGGCGACGACGGCACCGCGCAGATCGACGCGCAGCGCACCGTCTTCCAGCAGGACCTGTGGCACTACACGATCGCGAAGATGGTCGACGCCTGCGCGACGCACGGCATCTACCCCTACTACGGCCCGTTCGGCGACATCGCCGACGTCGTCGCGTGCGAGGACCAGTTCCGCAACGCCTTCCTGCTCGGCTGCGTCGGCACCTGGTCGCTGCACCCCAAGCAGATCGCGATCGCCAACCGCGTGTTCGCGCCGTCGGTCGAGGACATCGCCCACGCCCGCCGGGTGGTGGCCGCGATGGGCGACGGCACCGGCGCGGTGATGATCGACGGCAAGATGGAGGACGACGCCTCCCTGAAGCAGTGCCTCGTGCTCGTCGAGCTGGCCGAGCAGCTGGCCGAGATCGACCCCGAGCTCAAGGCCGCCTACGACGCCATCGAGACCCCGGAGGCCTGA
- a CDS encoding HpcH/HpaI aldolase/citrate lyase family protein, with protein MSDFKPLRSVLYMPSSNERALEKAKTLPADAIIFDLEDAVAPDAKPAAREAAAAAVRSGEYGERQLAIRVNGIGTEWHDADIAAAAAAGPDVVLVPKVNSADEVRQLVAALEAAGAPEKTTLWAMVETPIAMLNALSIATASPRLTGFVMGTNDLVKELYAEHVPGRQPVITGLGLALLAARAAGIVIIDGVYNNVKDTEGFLAECEQGRQMGFDGKTLIHPGQVEGANTAFAPSEQAVAEARGLIQAWEDGKGSGVVTYNGRMVENLHVESAERTLSIAAAIEALQG; from the coding sequence ATGAGTGACTTCAAGCCGCTGCGCTCCGTCCTGTACATGCCCAGCTCGAACGAGCGGGCGCTGGAGAAGGCGAAGACGCTGCCCGCCGACGCGATCATCTTCGACCTCGAGGACGCCGTCGCCCCCGACGCGAAGCCGGCCGCCCGCGAGGCGGCCGCAGCAGCCGTCCGCTCCGGCGAGTACGGCGAGCGCCAGCTCGCGATCCGCGTCAACGGCATCGGCACCGAGTGGCACGACGCCGACATCGCCGCCGCCGCGGCGGCCGGTCCGGACGTGGTGCTGGTGCCGAAGGTGAACTCCGCCGACGAGGTGCGCCAGCTGGTCGCCGCCCTCGAGGCCGCGGGTGCGCCCGAGAAGACCACGCTGTGGGCGATGGTGGAGACACCGATCGCGATGCTCAACGCGCTGTCGATCGCCACCGCCTCGCCGCGGCTGACCGGCTTCGTGATGGGCACCAACGACCTGGTCAAGGAGCTGTACGCCGAGCACGTCCCCGGCCGCCAGCCCGTGATCACCGGCCTCGGCCTCGCGCTGCTCGCGGCCCGCGCCGCCGGGATCGTGATCATCGACGGCGTCTACAACAACGTCAAGGACACCGAGGGCTTCCTCGCCGAGTGCGAGCAGGGCCGCCAGATGGGCTTCGACGGCAAGACGCTGATCCACCCCGGGCAGGTCGAGGGCGCCAACACCGCCTTCGCGCCGAGCGAGCAGGCCGTGGCGGAGGCGCGCGGGCTGATCCAGGCCTGGGAGGACGGCAAGGGCTCCGGCGTGGTGACCTACAACGGTCGGATGGTGGAGAACCTGCACGTCGAGTCCGCCGAGCGGACGCTGTCGATCGCCGCGGCGATCGAGGCCCTGCAGGGCTGA
- a CDS encoding cation:proton antiporter, giving the protein MIADLVYAVAGAGLLLAIVLPALLDRWAVSVPMVLLAVGVGLGLTPLTDGLPIDPLDHRAMIEHVTELTVIVALMGVGLALDRPLQLRRRASWRAWGSTWRMLGIAMPLCIGAVTLLGVAAGVGLATALLLGAALAPTDPVLASDVQVAGPRTGEHEVDEPDELRFTLTSEAGLNDGLAFPFVYAAILLAQHSRGDVDWLGWFAWYGVAKVVLGVAVGIAVGRLLAYLAFRSASHSLRVAERGESLTALAALLTAYGLAEIAGGYGFLGVFACAMTFRSAERSHDYHAAMHEVTERLERLLTLFLLLVLGIALSRGLLAHLDWRGVLIGLGLILVIRPASGVTALLGSRSGMDRPQRAAVAFFGVRGIGSLYYLAYAMGESSALASPWLWSTVGFTVTASVVIHGALATPVMRRVAPQELDPAEGRPPGG; this is encoded by the coding sequence ATGATCGCCGACCTGGTCTACGCGGTGGCGGGAGCCGGCCTGCTGCTGGCGATCGTGCTCCCCGCCCTGCTCGACCGGTGGGCGGTCTCGGTGCCGATGGTGCTGCTGGCCGTGGGCGTCGGCCTCGGCCTCACCCCGCTCACCGACGGCCTGCCGATCGATCCGCTCGACCACCGCGCCATGATCGAGCACGTCACCGAGCTCACCGTCATCGTCGCGCTGATGGGCGTCGGCCTGGCCCTCGACCGGCCGCTGCAGCTGCGGCGCCGCGCCTCGTGGCGGGCCTGGGGATCGACCTGGCGGATGCTCGGCATCGCCATGCCGCTGTGCATCGGCGCCGTCACCCTGCTCGGCGTCGCGGCCGGCGTGGGCCTGGCCACCGCGCTGCTGCTGGGTGCCGCGCTCGCGCCGACCGACCCGGTGCTCGCCTCCGACGTGCAGGTCGCGGGGCCGCGCACCGGGGAGCACGAGGTCGACGAGCCGGACGAGCTGCGCTTCACCCTGACCAGCGAGGCCGGGCTGAACGACGGCCTCGCCTTCCCCTTCGTCTATGCCGCGATCCTGCTCGCCCAGCACTCTCGCGGCGACGTCGACTGGCTGGGCTGGTTCGCCTGGTACGGCGTCGCGAAGGTCGTGCTCGGGGTGGCGGTCGGGATCGCGGTCGGCCGGCTCCTGGCCTACCTCGCGTTCCGCTCGGCCAGCCACTCGCTGCGGGTCGCCGAGCGCGGGGAGTCGCTGACCGCGCTCGCGGCGCTCCTCACGGCGTACGGCCTGGCCGAGATCGCCGGGGGCTACGGCTTCCTCGGGGTCTTCGCCTGCGCGATGACGTTCCGCTCCGCCGAGCGCTCCCACGACTACCACGCCGCGATGCACGAGGTCACCGAGCGGCTGGAGCGGCTGCTGACGCTGTTCCTCCTGCTGGTGCTGGGCATCGCGCTCAGCCGCGGCCTGCTCGCGCACCTCGACTGGCGCGGCGTGCTGATCGGGTTGGGGCTGATCCTGGTGATCCGGCCAGCCTCCGGGGTGACGGCGCTGCTCGGCTCCCGGTCCGGCATGGACCGGCCCCAGCGCGCTGCCGTCGCCTTCTTCGGGGTGCGCGGCATCGGCTCGCTGTACTACCTCGCCTACGCCATGGGCGAGTCCTCCGCGCTCGCCTCACCGTGGCTGTGGTCCACCGTGGGGTTCACGGTGACGGCGTCCGTGGTGATCCACGGTGCCCTGGCGACGCCGGTGATGCGCCGGGTCGCGCCCCAGGAGCTCGACCCGGCAGAAGGCCGGCCGCCCGGCGGCTGA
- a CDS encoding SGNH/GDSL hydrolase family protein — translation MSRLRGCVAAGLVAVLALAGCSTDGDDGPDGPDSKAGASPRSSEAASESPTATPRPDLRPDLRYVALGDSFTAAPGVGKQVGPAGCLRTDANYPHLVQERLGLELVDVSCSGATSADLTSPQAAAGAGVTAQLDALTPQTDLVTLSMGGNDGGLYASFVSLCADVQGDGAQGRGLCRDNPRFAPDALDEEMADLRRRTAASVAAVQERAPQAQVVVVGYPQVVPVGESCHQLPMVDDDVAFARSVNRRLAGALKGGAKAAGVSYVDAWRLSEGHDACSEDPWVAGLRPERPGFPVHPYAELHVAIADAVAGLVADG, via the coding sequence ATGAGCCGACTGCGTGGCTGCGTCGCCGCCGGCCTGGTGGCGGTGCTCGCCCTCGCCGGCTGCTCGACCGACGGCGACGACGGGCCCGACGGGCCGGACAGCAAGGCCGGTGCGTCGCCGCGCAGCTCTGAGGCGGCCTCCGAGTCGCCGACCGCGACGCCGCGCCCCGACCTGCGCCCCGACCTGCGCTACGTCGCGCTCGGGGACTCCTTCACCGCTGCGCCCGGCGTCGGCAAGCAGGTCGGCCCGGCGGGCTGCCTGCGCACGGACGCCAACTACCCCCACCTCGTGCAGGAGCGGCTCGGCCTGGAGCTGGTCGACGTGAGCTGCTCGGGCGCCACCAGCGCCGACCTCACCTCCCCGCAGGCGGCCGCCGGTGCCGGCGTGACGGCACAGCTCGACGCCCTCACCCCGCAGACCGACCTGGTCACGCTGAGCATGGGTGGCAACGACGGCGGGCTGTACGCCTCCTTCGTCTCGCTGTGCGCCGACGTCCAGGGCGACGGCGCCCAGGGCCGCGGGCTGTGTCGTGACAACCCCCGCTTCGCCCCCGACGCGCTCGACGAGGAGATGGCCGACCTCCGGCGTCGTACGGCGGCCTCGGTGGCGGCGGTGCAGGAACGCGCGCCGCAGGCCCAGGTGGTCGTGGTCGGCTACCCGCAGGTGGTCCCCGTCGGCGAGTCCTGCCACCAGCTGCCGATGGTCGACGACGACGTCGCGTTCGCCCGGTCGGTCAACCGGCGCCTGGCCGGTGCGCTCAAGGGGGGCGCCAAGGCCGCCGGCGTGTCCTACGTCGACGCGTGGCGGCTGAGCGAGGGCCACGACGCCTGCTCCGAGGATCCCTGGGTCGCCGGGCTGCGGCCCGAGCGACCGGGCTTCCCGGTGCACCCCTACGCCGAGCTGCACGTCGCCATCGCCGACGCCGTGGCCGGCCTCGTCGCCGACGGCTGA
- a CDS encoding PucR family transcriptional regulator: MARRPTLRPDEVADVLLPPSTVRALRSVLPSVADAAVDQIIHEVPAYEDAFGGPMGETIRSAVQLALGGFLSLVSDRRGPDALAPRAGALDAAYQLGRGEVRSGRTSDALLSAYRIGARVCWERLAAKAVEEGMDPATMASFAALVFAYIDELSAASVAGHRDESATAGRMQQRMMERLARHLLGGAAEATVLASAERAAWAPPTTLTAVIAPESRAGTLQQMLRKGTLLVTDLPELDGVALLLVPDAHDSRRAALLRVVRDTDCLVGPPRPWLEARASYDRALRARALGLSGDTEEHLPLLVLTADESALADLRRRALAPLAELRPSSAEKLRETLRCWLLHQGRRDDVAAAMFVHPQTIRYRMNQLRELFGDALDDPDTVLALTLALGAGERQA; encoded by the coding sequence GTGGCGCGACGTCCCACCCTCCGGCCCGACGAGGTGGCCGACGTGCTGCTGCCGCCCAGCACGGTGCGCGCACTGCGCTCGGTGCTGCCGTCGGTCGCCGACGCCGCCGTCGACCAGATCATCCACGAGGTCCCCGCCTACGAGGACGCCTTCGGCGGGCCCATGGGCGAGACGATCCGCAGCGCCGTGCAGCTCGCCCTCGGCGGCTTCCTGTCTCTGGTCAGCGACCGCCGCGGCCCCGACGCACTCGCCCCGCGCGCCGGCGCGCTCGACGCCGCCTACCAGCTCGGGCGGGGCGAGGTCCGCAGCGGCCGCACCAGCGACGCCCTGCTGTCGGCCTACCGGATCGGCGCCCGGGTGTGCTGGGAGCGGCTGGCGGCGAAAGCGGTCGAGGAGGGCATGGACCCCGCCACCATGGCCTCCTTCGCGGCCCTCGTCTTCGCCTACATCGACGAGCTGTCGGCCGCCAGCGTCGCCGGCCACCGCGACGAGTCCGCCACCGCCGGCCGGATGCAGCAGCGGATGATGGAGCGCCTGGCCCGGCACCTGCTCGGCGGAGCGGCCGAGGCCACGGTGCTCGCCTCCGCCGAACGCGCCGCCTGGGCGCCGCCCACCACGCTCACCGCCGTCATCGCGCCCGAGTCGCGCGCCGGGACGCTGCAGCAGATGCTGCGCAAGGGGACCCTGCTCGTCACCGACCTGCCCGAGCTCGACGGCGTCGCGCTGCTGCTGGTGCCCGACGCGCACGACTCCCGGCGCGCCGCGCTGCTGCGTGTGGTGCGCGACACCGACTGCCTCGTCGGGCCGCCCCGGCCGTGGCTGGAGGCGCGGGCGTCGTACGACCGGGCGCTGCGGGCGCGTGCGCTGGGCCTGAGCGGGGACACCGAGGAGCACCTGCCGCTGCTGGTGCTCACCGCCGACGAGTCCGCCCTGGCCGACCTGCGCCGCCGGGCGCTCGCGCCGCTGGCCGAGCTGCGCCCCTCGAGTGCGGAGAAGCTGCGCGAGACATTGCGCTGCTGGCTGCTGCACCAGGGGCGCCGAGACGACGTCGCCGCCGCGATGTTCGTGCACCCGCAGACGATCCGGTACCGGATGAACCAGCTGCGCGAGCTGTTCGGGGACGCCCTGGACGACCCGGATACCGTGCTGGCACTGACCCTGGCGCTCGGGGCCGGGGAGAGGCAGGCATGA
- a CDS encoding ferredoxin reductase encodes MSTTTAASASSARAGRLRGGLRSLLDAAVTPLSVDDLLDHFAPLRPGAAVGLQGRIVSVVAETADAATLVIKPGKDWAGHIPGQYVRIGIDVDGVRTWRTYSLTHGPRRDGNISITVKAIPDGTVSGYLVHRAKPGQLLHLGQAEGDFVLDPPQAGVRRKLLMVTAGSGITPVIGMLRNLFSRNEADAIAAYDIVLVHSAMKRDEVIFGAELRAHAAAGRLRLIERHTDTDGLLTTADLEAEVADLADRTAYACGPAGLLDTLEAYYAEHRLTLHTERFRPAVVDVDAEGGTLTFAGTGSEQVVETDGSVPILDAAESAGVLMPSGCRMGICMGCVLPMTSGAVRDLRNGELTVAVPGETNPGGVAIQTCISAAAGDCHIDLGGSHR; translated from the coding sequence GTGAGCACGACTACCGCAGCATCCGCGAGCAGCGCCCGTGCCGGGCGGCTGCGTGGAGGCTTGCGCAGCCTCCTCGACGCCGCGGTCACGCCGCTGTCCGTGGACGACCTGCTGGACCACTTCGCCCCGCTGCGCCCCGGCGCCGCCGTCGGCCTGCAGGGCCGCATCGTCTCGGTGGTCGCGGAGACCGCCGACGCCGCGACCCTGGTGATCAAGCCGGGCAAGGACTGGGCCGGGCACATCCCCGGGCAGTACGTGCGGATCGGGATCGACGTCGACGGGGTGCGCACCTGGCGCACCTACTCGCTGACCCACGGCCCGCGCCGCGACGGCAACATCTCGATCACCGTCAAGGCGATCCCCGACGGCACCGTGTCGGGCTACCTGGTGCACCGCGCCAAGCCCGGACAGCTGCTGCACCTGGGCCAGGCCGAGGGTGACTTCGTCCTCGACCCGCCGCAGGCCGGCGTGCGGCGCAAGCTGCTCATGGTGACCGCCGGCTCCGGGATCACGCCGGTGATCGGCATGCTGCGCAACCTGTTCTCGCGCAACGAGGCCGACGCGATCGCCGCCTACGACATCGTCCTGGTGCACTCGGCGATGAAGCGCGACGAGGTCATCTTCGGCGCCGAGCTGCGCGCCCACGCCGCGGCCGGTCGGCTGCGGCTGATCGAGCGGCACACCGACACCGACGGCCTGCTCACCACCGCCGACCTCGAGGCCGAGGTCGCTGACCTCGCCGACCGCACGGCGTACGCCTGCGGCCCCGCCGGGCTCCTCGACACGCTCGAGGCGTACTACGCCGAGCACCGGCTCACCCTGCACACCGAGCGGTTCCGTCCCGCGGTCGTCGACGTCGACGCCGAGGGCGGCACCCTCACCTTCGCCGGCACCGGCTCCGAGCAGGTCGTGGAGACCGACGGCTCTGTGCCGATCCTCGACGCCGCGGAGTCCGCCGGCGTCCTGATGCCCAGCGGCTGCCGGATGGGCATCTGCATGGGCTGCGTGCTGCCGATGACGTCGGGCGCCGTGCGCGACCTGCGCAACGGCGAGCTCACCGTCGCCGTGCCCGGGGAGACCAACCCCGGCGGCGTCGCCATCCAGACCTGCATCAGCGCCGCTGCCGGCGACTGCCACATCGACCTCGGAGGTTCTCACCGATGA
- a CDS encoding fatty acid desaturase family protein: protein MTTITNKPVNPIAHLSPEQVEEIGAELDAIRQEFLDKRGEKDAAYIRKVVDVQRKLELGSRAVLLASAFPPAWVVGTVGLSVAKILENMEIGHNVMHGQWDWMRDPKIHSTTWEWDNASTSDGWKHSHNEIHHTYTNIVGKDNDLGYGIMRVDEEQRWYPMYLAQPLWNFINACFFEYGIAAYDLELGKNLRKPKDKRSEEFKRSLSNTLKKIRKQATKDYVVNPALAIPTGSFLPALAANFTANVVRNLWSHSVIMCGHFPEGVETFELNSIPEKETRGQWYLRQMLGSANISGSKLMHLMTGNLSHQIEHHLYPDLPSSRYAEIAPRVKAIFEKYDLNYHEASLPKQVGSAWHRVVRLSFPNGWLATTNTKNLPSQLKLLYGMATADKRTRRVIQMRLDREASKLAEQTRGNTVTAA, encoded by the coding sequence ATGACCACGATCACGAACAAGCCCGTCAACCCGATCGCCCACCTCTCCCCCGAGCAGGTCGAGGAGATCGGCGCCGAGCTCGACGCGATCCGCCAGGAGTTCCTCGACAAGCGCGGCGAGAAGGACGCGGCCTACATCCGCAAGGTCGTCGACGTGCAGCGCAAGCTCGAGCTCGGCTCGCGCGCGGTGCTGCTGGCCAGCGCTTTCCCGCCGGCCTGGGTGGTCGGCACCGTCGGCCTCTCGGTCGCCAAGATCCTCGAGAACATGGAGATCGGGCACAACGTCATGCACGGCCAGTGGGACTGGATGCGTGACCCGAAGATCCACTCCACCACCTGGGAGTGGGACAACGCCTCGACCTCGGACGGCTGGAAGCACTCGCACAACGAGATCCACCACACCTACACGAACATCGTCGGCAAGGACAACGACCTCGGCTACGGCATCATGCGCGTGGACGAGGAGCAGCGCTGGTACCCGATGTACCTGGCCCAGCCGCTGTGGAACTTCATCAACGCCTGCTTCTTCGAGTACGGCATCGCGGCCTACGACCTGGAGCTCGGCAAGAACCTGCGCAAGCCCAAGGACAAGCGCAGCGAGGAGTTCAAGCGCAGCCTCTCCAACACGCTGAAGAAGATCCGCAAGCAGGCCACCAAGGACTACGTCGTCAACCCGGCGCTGGCCATCCCGACCGGCTCGTTCCTGCCCGCCCTGGCGGCGAACTTCACCGCCAACGTGGTGCGCAACCTGTGGTCGCACTCGGTGATCATGTGCGGCCACTTCCCCGAGGGCGTGGAGACCTTCGAGCTCAACTCGATCCCGGAGAAGGAGACGCGGGGCCAGTGGTACCTGCGCCAGATGCTCGGCTCGGCCAACATCTCCGGCTCCAAGCTGATGCACCTCATGACCGGCAACCTCTCCCACCAGATCGAGCACCACCTCTACCCGGACCTGCCCAGCAGCCGGTACGCCGAGATCGCTCCGCGGGTGAAGGCGATCTTCGAGAAGTACGACCTCAACTACCACGAGGCGTCCCTTCCCAAGCAGGTCGGCAGCGCCTGGCACCGCGTCGTCCGGCTGTCGTTCCCCAACGGCTGGCTGGCCACCACCAACACCAAGAACCTGCCCAGCCAGCTCAAGCTGCTCTACGGCATGGCGACCGCCGACAAGCGCACTCGCCGGGTGATCCAGATGCGCCTGGACCGCGAGGCCAGCAAGCTCGCCGAGCAGACCCGGGGCAACACCGTCACCGCCGCCTGA
- a CDS encoding helix-turn-helix transcriptional regulator: MFSSTSAERKDDRIALVAERRLVGQAVEAALRARELDPVLFAWPRHGALGVFRAGLDRSAARVGVILCALDSPDLLHDVEVVVGRGPVPWLVLTDSREGPRWGAVLEAGATAVLPTSTTTAGLVLAIRETRAGRPSMNKMARARAIRQWHEVAQEQHVLIRRMEQLTRREFEILGHLYDGWSVSRISAAAGVSESTVRSQVKSLRRKLGVHSQLAAVAAYRRSLEVFPRYR, translated from the coding sequence GTGTTTTCCTCGACGTCCGCTGAACGCAAGGACGACCGGATCGCCCTCGTCGCCGAGCGCCGTCTGGTCGGTCAGGCCGTCGAGGCCGCGCTGCGCGCCCGGGAGCTGGACCCCGTGCTGTTCGCCTGGCCCCGGCACGGCGCGCTCGGTGTCTTCCGCGCCGGCCTGGACCGCAGCGCGGCCCGGGTGGGGGTGATCCTGTGTGCCCTGGACTCCCCGGACCTGCTCCACGACGTCGAGGTGGTGGTGGGGCGTGGGCCGGTGCCGTGGCTGGTGCTCACCGACAGCCGTGAGGGCCCGCGCTGGGGCGCGGTGCTGGAGGCCGGGGCGACCGCGGTGCTGCCCACCTCCACCACCACCGCCGGACTGGTCCTTGCGATCCGGGAGACCCGGGCGGGCCGACCGTCGATGAACAAGATGGCCCGGGCGCGGGCGATCCGGCAGTGGCACGAGGTCGCCCAGGAGCAGCACGTCCTGATCCGGCGCATGGAGCAGCTGACCCGCCGGGAGTTCGAGATCCTCGGCCACCTCTACGACGGCTGGTCGGTCAGTCGCATCTCCGCGGCCGCCGGGGTCTCGGAGTCCACGGTGCGCAGCCAGGTGAAGTCGCTGCGCCGCAAGCTGGGGGTCCATTCCCAGCTTGCGGCGGTCGCGGCGTACCGCCGCTCGCTCGAGGTCTTCCCTCGCTACCGCTGA